The segment CGTGCTAATCCAACAGCACGCTTACCCTATCCTCCTGCGTCCCCCCATCGCTCAAACGATTCATAAGGTGGTACAGGAATATCAACCTGTTGTCCATCGCCTACGCTCTTCAGCCTCGGCTTAGGTCCCGACTAACCCTGAGTGGACGAGCCTTCCTCAGGAAACCTTAGGCATTCGGTGGATGAGATTCTCACTCATCTTTCGCTACTCATACCGGCATTCTCACTTCTAAGCGCTCCACCAGTCCTTACGGTCTAGCTTCAACGCCCTTAGAACGCTCTCCTACCACTGACATCATAGATGTCAATCCACAGCTTCGGTGATACGTTTAGCCCCGGTACATTTTCGGCGCAGAGTCACTCGACCAGTGAGCTATTACGCACTCTTTAAATGGTGGCTGCTTCTAAGCCAACATCCTGGTTGTCTAAGCAACTCCACATCCTTTTCCACTTAACGTATACTTTGGGACCTTAGCTGGTGGTCTGGGCTGTTTCCCTCTTGACTACGGATCTTATCACTCGCAGTCTGACTCCCAAGGATAAGTATTTGGCATTCGGAGTTTGTCTGAATTCGGTAACCCGATGGGGGCCCCTAGTCCAAACAGTGCTCTACCTCCAATACTCTTACCTTGAGGCTAGCCCTAAAGCTATTTCGGAGAGAACCAGCTATCTCCAAGTTCGATTGGAATTTCTCCGCTACCCACACCTCATCCCCGCACTTTTCAACGTGCGTGGGTTCGGGCCTCCATCCAGTGTTACCTGGACTTCACCCTGGACATGGGTAGATCACCTGGTTTCGGGTCTACGACCACATACTCTATCGCCCTATTCAGACTCGCTTTCGCTGCGGCTCCGTCTCTTCAACTTAACCTTGCATGTAATCGTAACTCGCCGGTTCATTCTACAAAAGGCACGCTATCACCCATTAATGGGCTCTAACTACTTGTAGGCACACGGTTTCAGGATCTATTTCACTCCCCTTCCGGGGTGCTTTTCACCTTTCCCTCACGGTACTGGTTCACTATCGGTCACTAGGGAGTATTTAGCCTTGGGAGATGGTCCTCCCTGCTTCCGACGGGATTTCTCGTGTCCCGCCGTACTCAGGATCCACTCAGGAGGGAACGAAGTTTCGACTACAGGGTTTTTACCTTCTGTGACTGGCCTTTCCAGACCTATTCATCTACCCCGTTCCTTTGTAACTCCATGTAGAGTGTCCTACAACCCCAAGAGGCAAGCCTCTTGGTTTGGGCTAATCCCGTTTCGCTCGCCGCTACTAAGGGAATCGCGTTTGCTTTCTCTTCCTCCGGGTACTTAGATGTTTCAGTTCCCCGGGTCTGCCTTCAGTTACTCTATGTATTCAAGTAACGATACTATCCCATTACGGATAGTGGGTTTCCCCATTCGGAAATCTCCGGATCAAAGCTTACTTACAGCTCCCCGAAGCATATCGGTGTTAGTCCCGTCCTTCATCGGCTCCTAGTGCCAAGGCATCCACCGTGCGCCCTTTCTAACTTAACTTGTTTTCGGCTAAAGATAAACTTCGCATTTCTTTGTCAGCTTCTTCGCTGTGCTCCTCACGTACTCTCGTACGCTCCGGTGCTCACTCCGTCGCTTCCTCGACCTGCTCGTTTCTCTTTACCCTCAATTTCTCTAATTAATAGAGAATCTAAGATGGCGATTACTCGGTTTTATCTTGGTTTTTCTTCTATATGATTTAGTTTTCAAAGAACAATTTTATATCATGAGGAATTGCTCCCTCAAAACTGAACAACAAACTGTCAACAATCTATGAATGGAATAAATCCATTTTTCCTTAGAAAGGAGGTGATCCAGCCGCACCTTCCGATACGGCTACCTTGTTACGACTTCACCCCAATCATCTATCCCACCTTAGGCGGCTGGCTCCCAGAAGGGTTACCCCACCGACTTCGGGTGTTACAAACTCTCGTGGTGTGACGGGCGGTGTGTACAAGGCCCGGGAACGTATTCACCGCGGCATGCTGATCCGCGATTACTAGCGATTCCAGCTTCATGTAGGCGAGTTGCAGCCTACAATCCGAACTGAGAATGGTTTTATGGGATTGGCTCGACCTCGCGGTTTTGCTGCCCTTTGTACCATCCATTGTAGCACGTGTGTAGCCCAGGTCATAAGGGGCATGATGATTTGACGTCATCCCCACCTTCCTCCGGTTTGTCACCGGCAGTCACCTTAGAGTGCCCAACTAAATGCTGGCAACTAAGATCAAGGGTTGCGCTCGTTGCGGGACTTAACCCAACATCTCACGACACGAGCTGACGACAACCATGCACCACCTGTCATCCTGTCCCCCGAAGGGGAACGTCCTATCTCTAGGATTGTCAGGAGATGTCAAGACCTGGTAAGGTTCTTCGCGTTGCTTCGAATTAAACCACATGCTCCACCGCTTGTGCGGGCCCCCGTCAATTCCTTTGAGTTTCAGCCTTGCGGCCGTACTCCCCAGGCGGAGTGCTTAATGCGTTTGCTGCAGCACTAAAGGGCGGAAACCCTCTAACACTTAGCACTCATCGTTTACGGCGTGGACTACCAGGGTATCTAATCCTGTTTGCTCCCCACGCTTTCGCGCCTCAGCGTCAGTTACAGACCAAAGAGTCGCCTTCGCCACTGGTGTTCCTCCACATCTCTACGCATTTCACCGCTACACGTGGAATTCCACTCTTCTCTTCTGCACTCAAGTCCCCCAGTTTCCAATGACCCTCCACGGTTGAGCCGTGGGCTTTCACATCAGACTTAAAGGACCGCCTGCGCGCGCTTTACGCCCAATAATTCCGGACAACGCTTGCCACCTACGTATTACCGCGGCTGCTGGCACGTAGTTAGCCGTGGCTTTCTGGTTAGGTACCGTCAAGGTACGAGCAGTTACTCTCGTACTTGTTCTTCCCTAACAACAGAGTTTTACGATCCGAAAACCTTCATCACTCACGCGGCGTTGCTCCGTCAGACTTTCGTCCATTGCGGAAGATTCCCTACTGCTGCCTCCCGTAGGAGTCTGGGCCGTGTCTCAGTCCCAGTGTGGCCGATCACCCTCTCAGGTCGGCTACGCATCGTCGCCTTGGTGAGCCGTTACCTCACCAACTAGCTAATGCGCCGCGGGCCCATCTGTAAGTGACAGCGTAAACCGTCTTTCAGCTTTTCTACATGAGTAGAAAAGGATTATCCGGTATTAGCTCCGGTTTCCCGAAGTTATCCCAGTCTTACAGGCAGGTTGCCCACGTGTTACTCACCCGTCCGCCGCTAACTTAAAAAGCAAGCTTTTTAAGTCCGCTCGACTTGCATGTATTAGGCACGCCGCCAGCGTTCGTCCTGAGCCAGGATCAAACTCTCCGATAAAGAGTAAGATTAGCTCATTGCTAAACTCTAGCTTTTGTTACTTGTTTTGTTTCTATAACGAAAGTTATAAAAACGATTATTGTTGACGTTTGTTTGTTCAGTTTTCAAAGAGCAATTATCTATCGCTATCAGACGACTTTGTTAATATTACCAGAAGTCATTTATATAGTCAACAGTTTTTTAAATTTATTTTTCATTTTCGTTACTATCTTGTTTCAGCAACGAATATAAATATACCACCGTATTTAGTAGGATGCAACTATTTTTTTAAAGAAAAAATATTCTAATAACTATATCTCCATTTTGCCCAGAAGAATTGGTCTAAAACCAACAGACAACCTAAATGTTTTTATTAAATTAAAAGCCCCGGAATGACAGTGCATTCCGGGGCTTTAACAATTATGAGCGATGTCTCATTAACGGGAATAATAGTACGTCTCTAATTGATGGTGCATTTGTCAAAAGCATAACTAGTCTATCGATACCGATTCCTAGTCCACCTGTAGGAGGCATACCATATTCAAGAGCCTCTACAAAGTCATCATCCATAAGATGTGCTTCATCATTTCCTTGCTCACGCTCTTTCACCTGAGCTTCGAATCTTTCTCTTTGATCGATTGGATCATTTAATTCAGTAAAGGCATTTGCATGCTCTCTTCCTACAATGAACAATTCAAAACGATCAGTGAAGCGTGGATCTTCATCATTCTTTTTCGCTAATGGTGAAATTTCAAGCGGATGCCCATAAATAAACGTAGGCTGAATCAGCTTTTCCTCTACTCTTTGCTCAAAGAACTCATTGACGATATGTCCGTAAGTCATATTATCATTGATTTCTATATTATTTTCTTTAGCTAATTTTCTAGCTTCCTCAACTGTCATATGTGGCCAGAAATCAACACCAGTATATTGTTTAATTGCATCAACCATATGCAGTCTTGTCCACTCTGGTTTTAAATTAACTTCATATTCACCATATGGTATTGTAGTTGTTCCGTGTATTTCTTGAGCGATATGCGCTACAAGGTTTTCTGTCAGACTCATAATATCACGATAGTCTGCATATGCCTCATAAAGTTCAATCATCGTAAACTCAGGGTTATGTCTTGTAGAAACCCCTTCATTTCTAAATACACGTCCAATTTCATAAACCTTCTCCATACCGCCGACAATCAGTCTTTTCAGATGAAGTTCAATAGCAATACGCATATATAAAGGCATATCTAATGCATTATGATGTGTAATAAACGGACGCGCAGATGCACCGCCTGCAATTGAATGCATCATAGGTGTTTCTACTTCTAGATAACCGTTGTCATCCAGATATCTGCGCATAGATTGGATGATTTTGCTGCGAAGAATGAATGTATGCTTACTTTCTTCACTTGAAATCAAATCAAGATAGCGCTGACGGTAACGCTGCTCAATATCTTTTAGACCGTGGAACTTATCTGGCAGTGGACGCAATGCTTTTGTCAGCAATGTGAAATCCTTAACCTTTATAGAAAGTTCACCAACATTCGTTTTGAATAGAGTTCCCTCTACACCAACTATGTCTCCTAAGTCAACAGTATTAAAGATAGCATATTGTTCCTCGCCAACAGCATCTTTTCTTACATAAAGCTGTATTTGCCCTTCAAGGTCTTGAATATGAGCAAAACCTGCTTTACCTTTACCTCTTTTTGTCATTACTCTTCCTGCAATAGAAACGAGAATGCCTTTTTCCTCAAGCTCTTCCTTTGAAAAACCATCGTATTGGCTTTTCAATTCCTGTGATAAGTGAGTACGCTCGAATCTTTTACCGAAAGGATCTATACCTTGATCACGAAGATCAGTCATTTTGTTTCGTCTTACTTGTAATTGGTCATTTAAATTCAATTCTTCATGACTCATACTAAAATCATCTCCACTATCTTTATTTATGTATGACACCCATAAGGAAACCGTAACTTTAATTACATACTTTATTATTCTACACAATGTTACAACTACAGACACTAAAAAAGAAAAAAAACTGCCAGTTTTTTTCACCGGCAGCCTTTTAGTCAGGTATATGCAATAGAAATAAGGTAATTATCCTACTTGTATTTCCTTTTCCTTCGTTTCTAGTACTAAACTATTTAATACAGAAACAAGCTGCTCACGAGTTTCACATTCATTAACAGCATTACGCACCTTCCCATTGCCAGGGATTCCTTTTAAATACCACGCTGCATGCTTTCTCATTTCTCTAATGGCGACATATTCACTTTTCAATTTAATTAAACGATCCAAATGAAGAATACATACATCTATTTTTTCACGTGCTGTTGGCTCTTCCAAAAGCACTCCTGTTTCGAGGTAATTCACAGTTTGATAAATCATCCACGGATTACCTAATGCAGCTCTGCCGATCATCACTGCATCACAACCAGTTTCCTCAAGCATTCTTTTAGCATCCTGTGGCGTGTTCACATCTCCATTCCCGATAAGCGGAATGTTAATAGATTGCTTAACCTCACGAATAATATCCCAGTTTGCTTGACCTTCATACAACTGCACTCGAGTACGGCCATGCAAGGACACTGCTGAACCACCGGCACGCTCAACTGCCTGGGCATTTCGCACAGCATATATATGCTCTTCATCCCAGCCCATACGCATTTTCACTGTAACTGGTTTATCTACCGCTTCAACTACAGCTGAAACCATGTCATAAATCTTATTTGGATCAAGAAGCCATTTTGCACCCGCATCGCATTTCGTAATTTTAGGAACAGGACAGCCCATATTGATATCAATAATGTCAGCATTAGTATTCTTATCAACAAACCGAGCTGCTTCAACTAATGTATCCTTTTCTCCACCGAAAATTTGCAAGCTTAAAGGATTTTCTCGTTCATCTATATATAACATGTTCATTGTCTTTTGGTTTTTTGAAACAATCCCTTTATCACTTATCATTTCTGCACAAACCAAACCAGCACCGAATTCCTTTACTGTTAAGCGAAATGCCGAGTTTGATATTCCTGCCATCGGCGCTAAAACAACACGGTTTTTCATCTCAACATTGCCAATCTTAAACAAGCAATTACCTCCTTCTTGCATTACCTATTAACATTTGGATCTAACTCTTCTCTGCTTATATTTAAAACTCTAACGATTGAGTCAATAATCTCATCAGAGGGAACTCTGTTTCCTCTTTCTATTTCTCCCAATATCGATACAGACACAAGCAGTTCTTTCGCCAACTTCTCTTGTGTATATCCTTTTAGTTTTCGAAAAGCTCGAATACGTCTTCCCCATTTTTCTGATGTCTCCATACTCTTACTCCTTCTTTATCCTGCAAAAGCTCTAGACTTTCTTTTAAATGCGTTGATTTATTCGGTACCTTCACGAAAGGAGCTATCTCTATAAGCGGAATTAACACAAATGCCCGCTCCTCCATCCTTGGATGTGGAATAATTAGTTTCTCTGATTCTATATTTTCGTGATTAAACAATAAAATGTCAAGGTCTATTGTTCGAGGCCCCCATCTTAATAACCTTTTCCTTCCAAGCCTTTGTTCAATATCTTGGCAAGCCCTTAATAAATCAAATGGTGAAAGAGAAGTCCTTACTTGTACAGCTATATTTAAAAACATTTCCTGCTCCTCATACCCTACAGGATCAGTTTCGTAAATGGAGGAAACACTTACCACTTCTATGCTTTCATTCTTTTCTAGCATAAAAACAGCTTCTCTTAAGTTTTGTAGCCGTTCACCTATATTTGAACCTAATGATAAATATGCAGTGTTACTCATTAACGTTTCCTCAATATCTCAACAGAAACAGATTGATAATGACCAGGAATAGGTGGATCAGGCTTAATAACACGAACCATTACACTTTGAATTCGATTGTAGCTGTTCAGCATTTTTTTAGCTATTGCTTCAGCGACAGCTTCAATTAATTTGAACGGTTCACCTTCTACAATTTCCTTAACATCAAAATAAAGTTGCCCATAATTAATGGAATACTCCAAGTTATCCGTTGTGCCTGCTTGCTGTAAATCTGCCTCTACTTCTAAATCAATGATAAATCTTTGCCCTAGTTTTGTTTCCTCTTGAAAAACCCCATGATAGCCATAGAATTCCATCTTGTTTAATGCTATCTTATCCACTGTACTGCCCCTTTCCCATTAAAGCATCCATCATGCGAGCCATTCTTGTCATTTCCTTGACATCATGAACTCGAATAATTTGGCAGCCTTTTTGTATACCGAAGCATACTGTAGCTCCCGTTCCTTCCATTCTTTCTGATACTGGTAAATCTAGAACATTACCGATCATAGATTTTTTTGAAGTACCAAGCAGAACAGGGTAACCTAACGCTACAAGCTTGTCCAAGTTCCGCATCATTTCTAGGTTAGTTGTTAAGTTCTTAGCGAATCCTATTCCTGGGTCAAGAATGATCTTATCTTTGTTTACTCCAGCCTTGAGAGAAATATTAATGCTTTCTTCCATGTCAGCAAGTACATCATCTATGAATGACTGATAGTCCTGGTCATTTCGATTATGCATAAGAATAATCGGCGCATCATAATCCGCTGCTACAGTAGCAATTTCCGGCTCCCGTTTTGCTCCCCATATATCATTAATGATATGCGCTCCTGCTGCCATAGCTGATCTCGCTACACTTGCCTTATATGTATCAATAGAGATAGGAACATCCACTTCCTTCGAGAGTAACTCAATAATAGGAGCAACCCGCTCTATTTCTTCCTCTGCTGTTATCTCGATGTATCCTGGTCTTGTTGATTCCCCGCCAATATCTAAAATATCGGCACCGTTTTCTACCATTTCCACTGCATGCTTTAATGCTTTATCCAGATTATTATACTTTCCTCCATCTGAAAAAGAATCTGGATTAACATTCAATATCCCCATAATTAGTGTTTTTTCATTAAAGGGAAGTCTATACTTTCCACAATGTATTTCCTGCATATCACCTAATACCTCCAAGCTCAGCAATTGACCATAATGTCGAACATCCTTTTTTGTATTCCTTATGAAGCATTTGTACCACTTGGCCATCTGCTCCTTTATAATTTTTCAACCCAATACTTTTGATTGGACTAATTTCCTGAATGGAATTTGTGGCGAAAACCTCATCTGCCTGTAACAGCTCCTCAGGAAAATAAAGCCCCTCTCTTACCTCTAAACCTGTTCGGTTTGCTTGTGCAAGGATATATTGTCTAGTGATTCCGTTCAATATTCCCGTTTCCAAACTTGGTGTATATAAGACCTTATCTTTTATCCAAAAAAGATTAGATGTTATCCCTTCAGCCACATAGCCTTCTTTTGTCAGAAAAAACCCTTCCGTCAGAATATCATCACCAATTTCCCTTTTCGCTAAAAGATTATTTAAATAATGGTGTGACTTAAGCCTTTCACTACCCTCTGGTGTATTTCTGTTTATCTTCAGCCATTCCGCTTTTTTCTCTACCAGCTTTTCTGCTGTTTGTAATGGTTTCATATACATTATAACGTTTGCATCATTATAGGGAGTTGTTTGAAGTCCTATTTCTCCTATTCCTGCAGAAACATTGAATCGAATATAAGCATTTTCCAGTCTGTTTTCTGTTAATAATCGCTGGATAATAGCATTTATTTCTTCCCTTTGAAACCTGCGAGTAATATTCAACTGTCCGAGTCCCTTATTCAATCGCTCTAAATGGCTGTCTAATAGGAAGGGATGTTTGTTATATGTTCGAAATGTCTCAAACAATCCGACTCCATACATAAACCCATGATCAAAAACAGATACATTTGCTTTTTCCTTAGGGAGGATTTTTCCATTTATAAAAATATACACGGTCAGGATACATCCCCTTTTTTATATAGCTCCACAAAGTTAGACAAAAGCTCCATACCAGCAGTTGTCATAATTGATTCAGGATGAAATTGAACGGCCTCAATGGGCAGCTCTTTATGGCGTAAGCCCATAATTTCCCCTGCATCAGTCCAAGCAGATATCTCTAAACAATCAGGCAAGGAGTGCTTCTCTACAATAAGAGAATGATATCTTGTTGCAGGGAAGGGGTTTGGAAGTCCTCGGAATATGGTTTTATTATCATGATGGATAAGTGATGTTTTTCCATGCATTAAATTTTCAGCTTGAATTACTGTGCCGCCGAACACTTGAGCAATCGCCTGATGACCTAAACAAACTCCAAAAATAGGAAGCTCTCCAGCAAAGGTACTAATCGCCTCAAGACTTATCCCTGCTTCATTTGGTGTACACGGCCCTGGTGATATCATTAAATATTCCGGCTGTTTCCTTCTAATCTCTTCAATAGAAGTCTTATCATTACGGCTGATGGTCAGTTCCTTCCCTAATGAGCCTAAGTATTGCACTAGATTATACGTAAATGAATCATAGTTATCAATCATGTATATCATTTTTCCACCTACTTCTCTTCTGCCAGCTCTTTTGCATTCCATAAAGCTCTGGCTTTTTTCATTGATTCCTTATATTCATTACTCGGGACAGAATCGATAACTATTCCAGCTCCAGCTTGTACATATGCTTTATTATCCTTTACGAGCATTGTCCTAATCATGATATTTAATTCAACATCGTTATTAAATCCGATCCAGCCAAGTGAACCAGTATACGGCCCTCTCCTGACAGGCTCCAGCTCTTCAATAATTTCCATCGTTCGTATTTTCGGAGCTCCCGTTATCGTTCCTCCTGGAAACATACTGTCTATTAAATCATATTCATCACAGTCAGGAGCAAGCCTTCCTCTTACATTTGATACAATATGCATGACATGTGAATACTTTTCTATCGCCATGAATTCATTAACTTCAACTGAGCCGTATTCACTTACCCTGCCTAGGTCATTTCGCTCTAGGTCAACAAGCATGACATGCTCTGCTCGTTCTTTTTCGCTGCCGATCAGTTCATCTGCAAGCCTTTGATCTTCCTGATTATTCTTACCTCTTGATCTTGTCCCTGCTATTGGACGTGTACTAATCTCATTGCCCTTTTTCTTCACTAACAGTTCAGGTGATCCAGAAACAAGCTGAAATTCTGGTGTGTGAAAATACCCCATATACGGTGATGGATTCAGAATGCGCAATTGATTGTAAACATCCAAAGCTGATACACCCAAAGGCTTCATTTGCCGAACCGATAAGTTCACTTGAAAAACGTCTCCCTGAGCAATATAATCTTGGATTTTTCTAACCGATTGCTGGAACTCGTTATCCTTTATGGAAACTTGTTGCCCCTCCGTTTTTTCAGGTGTTATCGCTTGAAGCTTATAATCCTTCCGCTCTTGAAATCTCTCCACTGCTGTCTCTATTTCATCCTTCGCAGCAGAAATATTTTCGTCAGTGTAAAGGATCGATAACCATAGCTTATTTTCCTGCAAATCATAAACATACCAATTGTCAAAGAGCATGAAGAAAACATCTGGCGTTTCTAAATCATCTGTTGCTAGATTTGGAAGTTCTTCGATATAGCGAATATAATCATAGCTGATGAATCCAATTGCTCCTCCTTGAAACTCAGGAGACTCATGGTTACTCTCCACTTCATATTCCTTCATCTTCTTTTTAACGGAATGGAGTGGGTTGCCTTTAATTATCGTTGTACCATCAACGTCTGCTATTTCTAATGAATTATTCTTTCCAATCATTGTGACAATAGGGTTCATTGCAGAAATACTGTATCTTCCGCCCCTTCCACTTTCCAAAATGGTATAATATTGTGCTTTTTGAGCCATCTGGATAAACTGTTCATAAAACTGTTCATATGAAATGCTTATACTTCTGCTAAAAACCTTATATTTTTTCACTTCACTATCGCTCCTTCGAATTCTCTTTTATCATCATACATGATGAATTGAAGGAAAACCAAAAAAATTTGACAACAAAAAAAGCAGCCTTAGAAGGCCGCTTTTATTCTTTTCTATTACTCTTCATCAAATTGATATAATGCTGTGCTCAAATAACGTTCTCCGTTACTCGGAATAACCGCAACAACTTTTTTGCCCTTGCCTAGCTCTTTAGCAACCTTCAATGCAGCATAGATTGCAGCACCAGAAGAGATTCCACCAAGAATACCTTCCTCTTTACCTGCTTTTCTAGCGTACTCGAACGCTTGTTCTGTTGTTACTTGGATGATATCATCATAAACTTCGCTGTTTAAGATTTCCGGAATGAAGCCTGCTCCAATTCCTTGGATTTTGTGTGGACCTGGTTTTCCACCAGATAATACTGGGGAATCCGTTGGTTCCACTGCATATATTTTAATATCATTATACTTTTCTTTCAGAACTTCCCCGGCACCTGTAATTGTTCCGCCAGTTCCAATTCCAGCGATAAATGCATCCACGCTATCATCACCAAAAGCTGCAACGATTTCTGGGCCAGTAGTGTTTCTATGAACTTCTGGATTAGATACGTTTTTGAATTGCTGTGGAAGGAAATAACCGTTTTCCTTAGCTAATTCTTCTGCTTTGCGGATAGCACCGCCCATGCCCTCAGGACCTGGTGTCAATACTAGTTCAGCACCATATGCTCTTAGCAAGTTACGGCGTTCTAAACTCATCGTTTCAGGCATTACAAGGATTGACTTATAGCCCTTTGCTGCAGCAACCATTGCTAGACCAATCCCAGTGTTACCACTAGTAGGTTCAATAATTGTGCTTTCCGGCTTCAAGTCACCGCTCTTTTCAGCTGCTTCTATCATTGCTAGAGCAATACGGTCTTTAACACTGCTCCCTGGATTCATATATTCTAATTTAAGGTATACATCTGCACTTGATTCATCTGTTAAACGGTTTAATTTCACAATAGGGGTTTGACCTATTAAATCTACAACTGAGTTAGCAATACGAGTCATTCTTAATCTCTCCCTTATCTTTAATCCGAGTATATTAATTGGTATTGTATTATTAATTTATCAATGAATGCCTATTTTGTCAATTGATTTGTTCTTATTTTCTGAAAAAACCCAAATGGATTATTTACTGTAAAAAACTAATAATAACACAGAAAAAAAAGAGCCTGTGCACTTTTGCACTTGGCTCTTATCTTCACTTCGCTTCTTCAAGAAGCTCTTCTAGTTCCTCTTTAGAGAAAAGGTATTTTTCATTACAGAAATGACAGTGTGCTTCAGCCTTTTCATCTGTTGCTATCATATCTTCTAGCTCCGCTTTACCTAAACTGATTATTGCATTAGTAAAACGTTCTTTAGAGCATGTACATGTAAAGGAAATCGGCATTGTTTCAATAATCTTCATATTATCCTTTTCGAAAATCTCTTCAAGGATTTCCTCCGGAGTAAGTCCTCTTTGAATTAATTTTGAAATTGGTGGTATTTGTTGTAATCTCTGCTCAATTTTCGTGATTGTTTCGTCATCTGTACCCGGTAAAAGCTGAATGATAAAGCCCCCAGCAGCTAAAATTGAATTATCAGGATTTACAAGCACTCCAACACCAACAGATGATGGCACTTGCTCGGAAGTTACTAAGTAGTAGGTGAAATCATCCCCTAGCTCACCAGAAACAATCGG is part of the Niallia taxi genome and harbors:
- the hslO gene encoding Hsp33 family molecular chaperone HslO; this encodes MSDYLVKALAFNDQVRAYAVKSTETVAEAQRRHYTWPTASAALGRTLSATVMLGAMLKGDQKLTVKVDGGGPIGAILADGNAKGEVRGYVTNPQTHFDLNENGKLDVRRAVGTEGTLSVVKDIGMRDYFTGQVPIVSGELGDDFTYYLVTSEQVPSSVGVGVLVNPDNSILAAGGFIIQLLPGTDDETITKIEQRLQQIPPISKLIQRGLTPEEILEEIFEKDNMKIIETMPISFTCTCSKERFTNAIISLGKAELEDMIATDEKAEAHCHFCNEKYLFSKEELEELLEEAK
- the cysK gene encoding cysteine synthase A — encoded protein: MTRIANSVVDLIGQTPIVKLNRLTDESSADVYLKLEYMNPGSSVKDRIALAMIEAAEKSGDLKPESTIIEPTSGNTGIGLAMVAAAKGYKSILVMPETMSLERRNLLRAYGAELVLTPGPEGMGGAIRKAEELAKENGYFLPQQFKNVSNPEVHRNTTGPEIVAAFGDDSVDAFIAGIGTGGTITGAGEVLKEKYNDIKIYAVEPTDSPVLSGGKPGPHKIQGIGAGFIPEILNSEVYDDIIQVTTEQAFEYARKAGKEEGILGGISSGAAIYAALKVAKELGKGKKVVAVIPSNGERYLSTALYQFDEE